In the genome of Bradyrhizobium sp. CIAT3101, one region contains:
- a CDS encoding efflux RND transporter periplasmic adaptor subunit translates to MISRGIIAAGPLACALALVGCQQEAKAPEPVRPVQSVLLEAGRADDVVAVGVIEPRYKTDLGFRLLGRLTTRPFYVGDLVKEGQTVGIIDSTALELAVRSAKGQLAKAEAQLATVRATEERQRTLITTDATTKQTLDNAEQARAGAEATVAHEQANLTKAIEQLGYSQIKADFAGVVTAVGAEVGQVVSPGQSVVTIARPDVREAVVDIGEDFPVPLQVGLPFTVSLQLLPAVQVEGSIREIAPQADPATRLRRVRIALSNPPDNFRLGATVTAKLDKPQGAILRLPATAVLAKDGANFVWTVDRTTSAVSLQRIDVVTDQAGARIGGGLAPGARVVTAGIHSLKPGQQVRIEQDDKP, encoded by the coding sequence ATGATCAGCCGCGGAATTATTGCGGCGGGCCCGCTCGCATGCGCGCTCGCGCTGGTCGGATGTCAGCAGGAAGCAAAGGCTCCGGAGCCCGTGCGGCCTGTCCAATCGGTGCTCCTCGAAGCTGGCCGCGCCGACGATGTGGTTGCGGTCGGCGTGATCGAGCCGCGCTACAAGACCGATCTCGGGTTCCGCTTGCTGGGGCGCCTGACGACGCGTCCTTTCTATGTCGGCGATCTCGTAAAAGAGGGACAGACGGTCGGCATCATCGACTCGACGGCCCTTGAACTCGCCGTACGCTCGGCCAAAGGGCAGCTCGCCAAGGCAGAGGCGCAACTCGCGACGGTCAGAGCGACCGAGGAACGGCAGCGAACGCTCATCACGACCGACGCCACCACGAAACAGACGCTGGATAATGCCGAGCAGGCCCGCGCCGGCGCGGAAGCCACGGTGGCGCACGAGCAGGCGAATCTGACAAAGGCGATCGAGCAGCTCGGCTATTCGCAAATCAAGGCCGACTTCGCCGGCGTGGTAACCGCGGTCGGGGCCGAAGTCGGACAGGTGGTGTCTCCGGGCCAAAGCGTGGTGACCATCGCAAGGCCCGATGTCCGCGAGGCTGTTGTCGATATCGGCGAAGATTTTCCGGTGCCGCTGCAAGTCGGCCTGCCGTTCACGGTCAGCTTGCAGCTTCTGCCGGCAGTGCAAGTGGAAGGCAGCATTCGCGAGATCGCCCCCCAGGCGGATCCGGCGACGCGCTTGCGCCGGGTCCGGATTGCGCTGAGCAATCCGCCCGACAATTTCCGCCTTGGTGCGACAGTCACGGCAAAGCTCGACAAGCCACAGGGCGCAATCCTGCGCCTGCCGGCCACCGCAGTCCTCGCCAAAGACGGCGCGAACTTCGTCTGGACGGTCGATCGGACCACCAGCGCTGTGTCGTTGCAAAGGATCGATGTCGTCACCGACCAGGCCGGCGCGCGTATCGGCGGCGGCCTTGCTCCTGGCGCGCGTGTCGTTACCGCCGGTATCCACAGCCTCAAGCCAGGACAGCAGGTCCGCATCGAACAGGATGACAAGCCATGA